From the genome of Chelonia mydas isolate rCheMyd1 chromosome 2, rCheMyd1.pri.v2, whole genome shotgun sequence, one region includes:
- the RBIS gene encoding ribosomal biogenesis factor isoform X2 translates to MTQGRPRSRPLGDPAAMGKNKAKGSKPKSVFHLANTKSLKAKNKAKPVTTSLKKINIVNDEKVRTVNKAFTEVQKEVKQLSKGISSKSQKRQRVSKHLEGEPADVDAAASLLSQL, encoded by the exons CGCGCAGCCGCCCCCTGGGAGATCCGGCG GCCATGGGCAAGAACAAAGCCAAAGGGTCAAAGCCGAAGAGCGTGTTCCACCTGGCCAACACCAAATCCCTGAAGGCCAAGAATAAAGCTAAACCTGTCACAACAAGTCTGAAGAAG ATAAACATTGTGAACGATGAAAAAGTTAGAACAGTAAATAAAGCATTTACTGAAGTACAGAAAGAAGTCAAACAACTATCAAAAGGCATTTCATCAAAATCTCAAAAGAGGCAGCGG GTTTCCAAGCACCTGGAAGGTGAACCAGCTGATGTGGATGCAGCTGCAAGCTTATTATCTCAGTTGTAA
- the RBIS gene encoding ribosomal biogenesis factor isoform X1, with product MTQGRPRSRPLGDPAAAAAAMGKNKAKGSKPKSVFHLANTKSLKAKNKAKPVTTSLKKINIVNDEKVRTVNKAFTEVQKEVKQLSKGISSKSQKRQRVSKHLEGEPADVDAAASLLSQL from the exons CGCGCAGCCGCCCCCTGGGAGATCCGGCGGCCGCCGCTGCG GCCATGGGCAAGAACAAAGCCAAAGGGTCAAAGCCGAAGAGCGTGTTCCACCTGGCCAACACCAAATCCCTGAAGGCCAAGAATAAAGCTAAACCTGTCACAACAAGTCTGAAGAAG ATAAACATTGTGAACGATGAAAAAGTTAGAACAGTAAATAAAGCATTTACTGAAGTACAGAAAGAAGTCAAACAACTATCAAAAGGCATTTCATCAAAATCTCAAAAGAGGCAGCGG GTTTCCAAGCACCTGGAAGGTGAACCAGCTGATGTGGATGCAGCTGCAAGCTTATTATCTCAGTTGTAA
- the RBIS gene encoding ribosomal biogenesis factor isoform X3: protein MGKNKAKGSKPKSVFHLANTKSLKAKNKAKPVTTSLKKINIVNDEKVRTVNKAFTEVQKEVKQLSKGISSKSQKRQRVSKHLEGEPADVDAAASLLSQL, encoded by the exons ATGGGCAAGAACAAAGCCAAAGGGTCAAAGCCGAAGAGCGTGTTCCACCTGGCCAACACCAAATCCCTGAAGGCCAAGAATAAAGCTAAACCTGTCACAACAAGTCTGAAGAAG ATAAACATTGTGAACGATGAAAAAGTTAGAACAGTAAATAAAGCATTTACTGAAGTACAGAAAGAAGTCAAACAACTATCAAAAGGCATTTCATCAAAATCTCAAAAGAGGCAGCGG GTTTCCAAGCACCTGGAAGGTGAACCAGCTGATGTGGATGCAGCTGCAAGCTTATTATCTCAGTTGTAA
- the E2F5 gene encoding transcription factor E2F5 isoform X2, whose translation MLQPDVNSWNPPQPATGDGGAADTLAVRQKRRIYDITNVLEGIDLIEKKSKNSIQWKGVGAGCNTKEVIDRLRYLEAEIEDLELKEKELDQQKLWLQQSIKNVMDDSTNNQFSYVTHEDICNCFNGDTLLAIQAPCGTQLEVPIPEMGQNGQKKYQISLKSSSGPIHVLLINKESSSSTPVVFPVPPSDDLTQPPSQPATPLTPPKPTASTENPSEQHDINQEQHLPHTPVTDTPSDNSMQENNTTSATPYSSLPDSLLYTSLATDTTQTTASSNDYQALLPLDVNCILKPNSFDIAKMDEPTGTISSDIIDELMSSDVFPLLRLSPTPGDDYNFNLDDNEGVCDLFDVQILNY comes from the exons ATGCTCCAGCCAGATGTGAATAGCTGGAACCCCCCCCAACCAGCAACTGGGGATGGCGGG GCTGCTGATACTCTTGCTGTGAGACAAAAAAGAAGAATCTATGACATCACCAATGTTTTGGAAGGCATAGATTTAATTGAGAAAAAGTCAAAAAACAGCATCCAATGGAA AGGTGTAGGTGCTGGCTGCAATACGAAAGAAGTCATAGACAGACTGAGGTATCTTGAAGCAGAAATTGAAGATTTGGAACTAAAAGAAAAAGAGCTGGATCAGCAAAAATTGTGGCTGCAGCAAAGCATCAAAAATGTTATGGATGACTCCACAAACAACCA ATTTTCATATGTCACTCATGAAGACATCTGTAATTGCTTCAATG GAGACACCCTTCTAGCAATTCAAGCACCTTGTGGTACACAATTAGAAGTACCTATACCTGAAATG GGACAAAACGGACAAAAGAAATACCAGATCAGTCTAAAGAGTAGTTCAGGACCTATCCATGTGCTGCTTATTAATAAAGAATCAAGTTCCTCTACGCCTGTGGTGTTTCCAGTTCCTCCATCTGATGACCTTACACAGCCCCCATCTCAacctgcaactccactgactcccCCAAAACCTACTGCATCTACTGAGAATCCATCAGAGCAGCATGACATTAACCAGGAGCAGCATTTACCACATACCCCAGTTACAGATACACCATCAG ACAACAGCATGCAAGAGAACAATACAACTTCAGCAACTCCTTACTCTAGCCTTCCGGACTCCTTGCTGTATACAAGCCTTGCAACAGATACAACACAAACTACTGCTAGCTCAAATGACTATCAGGCCTTGCTTCCCTTGGATGTTAATTGTATTCTCAAGCCAAACTCATTTGATATAGCAAAGATGGATGAGCCCACAG GAACTATTAGTAGTGATATCATTGACGAATTGATGTCTTCAGATG TTTTTCCTCTCTTACGACTCTCTCCTACTCCTGGAGATGACTACAACTTTAACCTGGATGATAATGAAGGAGTCTGTGATCTTTTTGATGTGCAGATACTAAATTATTAG